The Melospiza georgiana isolate bMelGeo1 chromosome 31, bMelGeo1.pri, whole genome shotgun sequence genome has a window encoding:
- the ARID5A gene encoding AT-rich interactive domain-containing protein 5A, with protein MEKNQEAQGDPRDPPSPAQPADAPGAGDGAERDKAVGEGGDKDKEEKDEDKEKEEEEAFLVSLYKFMKERHTPIERIPHLGFKQINLWKIYKAVEKLGAYELVTGRRLWKNVYDELGGSPGSTSAATCTRRHYERLVLPYVRHLKGEEDKPLPPSKPRRQYKVSKDDKSKRARKEKGREQVAPDKARPEAAAEEAAERGRGTDGRSSPAVPAPSPAGRCPSPCRSHSETYKRLFSSFYSKGNHPIMSPLAKKKLLAQVSKAESLPCPKRHCPEGRRAPSDSGPEPPGPPGPAPAEQRSAEPWAAPERAPSEAGPARSASPAGRDSQGCPQDGAPAVFTGYFHAYRSEGPQPGGCAPLWGYFSHLKDFLEPPSALPARPEEPEQPAELRSAAGRPWEGRAAAVQACWVSPGAALGPAAPRAGREEEEEEDDDDEDEEEDEEPLGRAVSPSGRAGRSRSPGAHRALAKPKAVVAAPAFPAPLPPDAFKGAALHFPGGFGSAQGVPAAPALSVSPVVIPAFPSPLVVPSELCRPLPARARLPAAYGSSARLYPAAPWHGQHSPHVPAFPHHGRP; from the exons ATGGAGAAGAACCAAGAGGCGCAAGGagacccccgggacccccccagccctgcccagcccgcC GACGCGCCGGGGGCCGGGGATGGCGCCGAGAGGGACAAAGCGGTGGGAGAAGgtggggacaaggacaaggaggagaaggacgaggacaaggagaaggaggaggaggaggctttCCTCGTCAGCCTCTACAAGTTCATGAAGGAGCGGCACACGCCCATCGAGAGGATCCCGCACCTCGGCTTCAAGCAGA TTAACCTCTGGAAGATCTACAAGGCCGTGGAAAAGCTGGGAGCCTACGAGCTG GTGACGGGCCGCCGGCTCTGGAAGAACGTCTACGACGAGCTCgggggcagccccggcagcACCAGCGCTGCCACCTGCACCCGGCGCCACTACGAGAG GCTCGTCCTCCCCTACGTGCGGCACCTCAAGGGCGAGGAGGACAAACCGCTGCCCCCCAGCAAACCCCGGCGGCAGTACAAGGTCTCCAAGGACGACAAGAGCAAGAGGGCCAGGAAGGAGAAGGGCCGCGAGCAG GTGGCTCCGGACAAGGCGCGGCCGGAGGCGGCCGCGGAGGaggcggcggagcggggccgggggacaGACGGACGCTCCAGCCCGGCCGTGCCGGCCCCCAGCCCCGCGGGGaggtgccccagcccctgcaggagccacagcGAGACCTACAAGCGCCTCTTCTCCAGCTTCTACTCCAAAGGGAACCACCCCATCATGTCCCCGCTGGCCAAGAAGAAGCTGCTGGCGCAGGTGAGCAAGGCCGAGTCCTTGCCCTGCCCCAAGCGCCACTGCCCCGAGGGCCGCCGGGCACCGAGCGACagcggccccgagccccccggGCCCCCCGGGCCCGCGCCGGCCGAGCAGAGGAGCGcggagccctgggcagctccgGAGCGAGCTCCGAGCGAGGCGGGCCCGGCCCGCAGCGCATCCCCGgcgggcagggacagccagggctgcccgcAGGACGGGGCCCCTGCCGTGTTCACCGGCTACTTCCACGCGTACCGCAGCGAGGGCCCGCAGCCCGGCGGCTGTGCCCCGCTCTGGGGCTACTTCTCCCACCTGAAGGATTTTCTGGAGCCGCCCTCCGCCCTCCCGGCGCGGCCCGAGGAGCCCGAGCAGCCCGCGGAGCTgcggagcgcggcggggcggccGTGGGAGGGCCGGGCCGCCGCCGTCCAGGCCTGCTGGGTTTCCCCCGGGGCCGCCCTCGGGCCCGCCGCGCCCCGGGCCGGccgcgaggaggaggaggaggaagacgatgatgatgaggatgaagaggaggaCGAGGAGCCCTTGGGCCGCGCCGTGTCCCCCtcgggcagggccgggcggAGCCGCTCGCCGGGCGCTCACCGAGCGCTGGCCAAGCCCAAGGCCGTGGTGGCCGCCCCGGCGTTCCCCGCGCCGCTGCCGCCGGACGCTTTCAAGGGAGCCGCGCTGCATTTCCCGGGCGGCTTCGGCAGCGCGCAGGGcgtgcccgcggccccggcgctgTCCGTGAGCCCCGTGGTGATCCCGGCCTTCCCCAGCCCCTTGGTGGTGCCCTCCGAGCTGTGCCGCCCGCTGCCCGCCCGTGCCCGCCTGCCCGCGGCCTACGGCAGCTCGGCCCGGCTCTACCCGGCGGCTCCGTGGCACGGGCAGCACTCCCCGCACGTCCCGGCCTTCCCGCACCACGGCCGGCCCTAG